The proteins below are encoded in one region of Metabacillus dongyingensis:
- the ppaX gene encoding pyrophosphatase PpaX — MRINTVLFDLDGTLINTNDLIIESFLHTLNLYYPNQYGREDVLPFLGPTLHETFVKMDPLRVDEMISTYRKFNHDQHDQLVTQFETVYETVQALHEKGYKLGIVTTKIRDTVNMGLKLTGLGQFFETVVTLDDVKNAKPHPEPVLLALEKLNSSPEEAIMVGDNHHDIDSGKAAGTKTAGVAWTIKGVKYLEGFKPDYMLNKMSDLLNVLGAE, encoded by the coding sequence ATGAGAATTAACACGGTACTGTTTGATTTGGATGGAACTTTAATTAATACAAACGATTTAATCATAGAATCTTTCCTGCATACGCTGAATCTCTATTATCCGAATCAATATGGACGCGAGGATGTCCTGCCGTTTCTAGGACCTACCCTTCATGAAACGTTTGTAAAAATGGATCCGCTTCGTGTCGATGAAATGATCAGCACCTACAGGAAGTTTAATCATGATCAGCACGATCAATTGGTTACTCAATTTGAAACGGTTTATGAAACAGTTCAGGCACTCCACGAAAAGGGCTATAAGCTTGGCATTGTTACAACTAAAATACGTGATACCGTGAATATGGGTCTTAAGCTCACGGGTCTTGGCCAGTTTTTCGAAACGGTCGTGACACTTGATGATGTTAAAAACGCAAAGCCGCATCCAGAACCGGTCCTGCTTGCTTTAGAAAAACTGAACAGTTCTCCTGAGGAAGCGATTATGGTCGGCGATAATCACCATGATATTGATTCCGGAAAAGCAGCAGGCACCAAAACGGCCGGTGTGGCTTGGACAATTAAAGGCGTGAAGTATCTAGAAGGGTTTAAACCTGACTACATGCTGAACAAGATGAGTGATTTACTGAACGTGCTTGGAGCGGAATAA
- a CDS encoding nucleoside recognition domain-containing protein, whose protein sequence is MFLINSLKKGLQAGLQTTWTLGKVIFPVTLIVSLLQHTPVLPWLIKLIQPVMGIFGLSGEAAIPLVLGNMLNLYAGIAAILTLDLSVKEVFILAVMLSFSHNLIIESTVAAKVGIKLWIILAVRIGLAVSSAIMINLLWQGGQETAQYGFIPKNTADPSGYVEIGLSAVQKAGLGIVQLALIVIPLMIIIQVLKDKGFLTIFSRWMAPVTRMLGMNENTSMTMVAGLTIGLAYGAGVMIQAAEEDGVSYKDLTLAFIFLVSCHAVVEDTLIFVPLGIPVLPLLLIRIVTAVILTMAVGAIWSRFEHTNRKEATYEN, encoded by the coding sequence ATGTTTCTGATTAATAGCTTAAAAAAAGGACTTCAGGCAGGGCTTCAAACAACTTGGACGCTTGGCAAGGTTATTTTTCCGGTTACCTTGATTGTGAGTCTTCTTCAGCACACACCGGTTCTTCCGTGGCTGATCAAGCTTATTCAGCCGGTCATGGGAATTTTCGGTTTATCAGGTGAAGCCGCTATTCCGCTGGTGCTTGGGAACATGCTGAATTTGTATGCTGGTATAGCAGCAATCCTGACACTTGATCTATCTGTTAAGGAAGTGTTTATTTTAGCTGTTATGCTTTCGTTCTCACATAACTTGATTATTGAATCAACGGTTGCTGCAAAGGTGGGAATCAAGCTTTGGATCATTCTTGCTGTAAGGATTGGGCTTGCGGTCAGCTCTGCTATTATGATCAATCTGCTATGGCAGGGCGGACAGGAAACGGCACAGTATGGGTTTATTCCAAAGAATACAGCCGATCCGTCCGGCTATGTTGAAATTGGTTTAAGTGCTGTTCAGAAAGCAGGTCTTGGCATTGTGCAGCTCGCCTTAATTGTAATACCGCTGATGATTATCATCCAGGTGCTTAAAGATAAAGGTTTTTTAACTATTTTTTCAAGATGGATGGCACCTGTTACAAGGATGCTCGGAATGAATGAAAACACCTCCATGACAATGGTTGCCGGTTTAACGATAGGGCTTGCATACGGAGCTGGGGTCATGATTCAGGCAGCGGAAGAAGACGGGGTCAGCTATAAAGATTTAACGCTCGCCTTTATTTTTCTTGTCTCCTGTCATGCTGTAGTGGAGGATACCCTGATTTTTGTGCCGCTTGGCATCCCGGTGCTGCCTCTGTTATTGATCCGGATTGTAACAGCGGTCATTCTGACAATGGCAGTAGGAGCGATTTGGAGCCGATTTGAACATACAAACAGAAAGGAAGCAACTTATGAGAATTAA
- the lgt gene encoding prolipoprotein diacylglyceryl transferase, which produces MEENFTPIDPVFLELGPIQVHWYGLIIGIGALLGLWLAVRESERRGLHKDTFVDLVLFAIPIAIICARIYYVIFQWDYYSQNPGDIVKIWNGGLAIHGGLIGAFVTGYIFAKVKGISFWKLADIGAPSIILGQAIGRWGNFINQEAHGGEVTRQFLEGLFLPEFIINQMYINGAYYHPTFLYESLWSLVGFAGLMLLRKANLRRGELFLTYIIWYSIGRFFIESMRTDSLMLTESLRVAQVISLVLIALAAAVLIIRRVKGYSKERYLESAE; this is translated from the coding sequence ATGGAGGAAAATTTTACGCCTATCGATCCGGTTTTTCTTGAGCTTGGACCCATTCAGGTGCATTGGTATGGCTTGATTATCGGGATAGGAGCTTTGCTTGGTCTTTGGCTTGCTGTCCGTGAAAGTGAGCGGAGAGGACTTCATAAAGATACGTTTGTAGATTTAGTGCTGTTTGCCATTCCAATCGCGATTATTTGTGCGCGTATTTATTATGTGATTTTTCAGTGGGATTATTACTCACAAAACCCGGGAGATATCGTGAAGATATGGAACGGGGGCCTGGCCATTCATGGCGGATTAATTGGGGCATTTGTAACAGGCTATATCTTTGCAAAGGTGAAAGGGATCTCGTTTTGGAAGCTTGCTGATATTGGAGCTCCGAGCATCATCCTTGGGCAGGCCATCGGACGCTGGGGAAACTTTATTAATCAAGAAGCCCATGGCGGCGAGGTAACCCGTCAATTTTTAGAAGGATTGTTTCTGCCAGAGTTCATTATCAATCAAATGTACATTAATGGTGCTTACTATCATCCGACGTTTTTATATGAATCTCTGTGGAGCCTTGTCGGTTTTGCCGGACTTATGCTTCTCAGAAAAGCCAATTTGCGCAGGGGAGAGCTTTTCCTCACCTACATCATCTGGTATTCAATCGGACGCTTTTTCATTGAAAGTATGCGTACCGATAGCTTGATGCTGACGGAATCGCTGCGGGTTGCACAAGTTATTTCTCTAGTATTAATTGCGCTTGCGGCTGCAGTATTAATTATCAGGAGAGTCAAAGGATATTCAAAGGAAAGGTACTTAGAATCAGCTGAGTAA
- the hprK gene encoding HPr(Ser) kinase/phosphatase — protein MAKVRTKDLIEKFHLELISGEEGINRPITTSDLSRPGLEMAGFFTYYPKERVQILGKTELTFFQKLTDEEKRNRMDQLCTDSTPAIIVSREMEIPQELIDASEEKSVPLLRSPLKTTRLSSHLTNFLEGKLAPTTAVHGVLVDVYGVGVLIVGKSGVGKSETALELVKRGHRLVADDCVEIRQEDQDTLIGNAPDLIEHLLEIRGLGIINVMTLFGAGAVRSYKRITLIIDLEIWDPKKQYDRLGLDEEKMKIIDTDVPKLTVPVRPGRNLAVIIEVAAMNFRLKRMGLNAAEQFTNKLTDVITDTEHDDA, from the coding sequence ATGGCAAAAGTTCGAACGAAAGATTTAATTGAAAAATTCCATTTAGAGCTGATCAGCGGTGAAGAAGGAATTAATCGTCCCATTACAACAAGCGATTTGTCCCGCCCAGGGCTTGAAATGGCTGGCTTTTTTACATATTACCCGAAAGAACGCGTGCAAATACTCGGAAAAACAGAGCTGACGTTTTTTCAAAAGCTGACAGATGAGGAAAAGAGAAACCGGATGGATCAGCTATGTACAGATTCAACACCGGCTATTATCGTTTCACGCGAAATGGAGATCCCGCAGGAGTTAATAGACGCTTCAGAAGAAAAGTCTGTTCCGCTGCTTCGTTCTCCTTTAAAAACAACCCGTCTATCAAGTCATCTGACGAACTTTTTAGAAGGAAAGCTTGCTCCCACCACTGCAGTTCACGGCGTTTTAGTAGACGTCTACGGCGTAGGTGTGCTGATTGTCGGCAAAAGCGGAGTCGGTAAAAGTGAAACGGCTCTTGAACTTGTAAAGCGAGGCCATCGTTTAGTTGCAGATGACTGTGTTGAGATCCGCCAAGAGGATCAGGATACATTGATCGGAAATGCACCAGACTTAATTGAGCATCTCTTAGAAATCCGCGGGCTTGGCATCATTAATGTGATGACGTTATTTGGCGCAGGCGCAGTCCGCAGTTATAAACGGATTACCCTGATTATTGATCTTGAAATCTGGGATCCTAAGAAGCAATATGACAGATTGGGCCTTGATGAAGAGAAAATGAAAATTATCGACACAGATGTTCCTAAGTTAACTGTGCCTGTCCGCCCTGGACGAAACTTAGCGGTCATCATTGAAGTGGCGGCTATGAACTTCAGATTAAAACGCATGGGTCTGAATGCTGCTGAACAATTCACAAATAAATTAACAGATGTCATAACAGATACTGAGCATGACGACGCATAA
- a CDS encoding N-acetylmuramoyl-L-alanine amidase has product MKIAIDAGHGYTTSGKRTPDGMREYEFNRAAANEMRDLLAGYENVSILFTHSDTRDVPLKERTDKANAAKADVFVSIHANAFGKGTAWNNVKGIETYAHDSKPQESFALAGAVQKKLIEKTKREDRGVKLANFHVLRETNMTAILIECGFMTNQEEAQALKSAAYRKTCAQAIVEALAAFYKLKKKLAPDPAPAPSPEPEKLYKVQVGAFAEKENAVALANELKNRGYSVIVLYE; this is encoded by the coding sequence GTGAAGATTGCAATTGACGCCGGACATGGTTACACAACATCCGGCAAAAGAACGCCAGACGGTATGAGAGAATATGAATTTAATCGTGCTGCAGCAAATGAAATGAGGGACCTTCTCGCTGGATATGAAAATGTTTCAATCCTTTTCACTCACTCAGACACACGTGATGTCCCGCTGAAAGAGAGAACGGATAAGGCCAATGCTGCAAAAGCAGATGTGTTTGTATCCATTCATGCCAATGCATTTGGAAAAGGCACAGCATGGAATAATGTAAAGGGCATTGAAACGTATGCTCACGATTCAAAACCACAGGAGTCCTTTGCTCTTGCGGGAGCGGTTCAGAAGAAGCTGATTGAAAAAACAAAACGGGAGGACCGGGGGGTTAAGCTTGCCAACTTCCATGTCTTGCGGGAAACCAATATGACGGCGATTTTAATTGAGTGCGGCTTTATGACAAATCAAGAGGAAGCGCAGGCTTTAAAATCTGCCGCTTACCGCAAAACATGTGCGCAAGCTATTGTCGAAGCACTTGCTGCCTTTTATAAGCTTAAGAAAAAGCTGGCACCCGACCCAGCTCCTGCTCCGTCTCCTGAACCGGAAAAATTGTACAAAGTGCAAGTCGGTGCATTTGCAGAAAAAGAAAACGCCGTGGCCCTGGCCAATGAATTAAAAAATAGAGGCTACAGCGTCATCGTGCTTTACGAATAA